In the genome of Vanessa cardui chromosome 18, ilVanCard2.1, whole genome shotgun sequence, the window attaaataaaaatagctatTAGGTTAGGCttaaaaataactacattttattttgagtaTTTTTGATGGTGAttgctgtaagaagtattaaccattTTTACATAGTCAATGCGAGACCAACTTTCGGAACAAAATGCTATGTTCCTTattcaaatcagaacacaagaataccaaacatttaatattaaaaaaaaggacttATAACagcagtaaataaaataagaacaaaaataaaatgtaaagtgaaagtatgtatttacatatttatataaaacaatgatatATGTTCATGATAAGCTTTTGTCGAAAAGTTAGACATTGacatctataattattaattatatgtatgacgACAAACTGTGTAAAGcacattacacaatgaaaaaaataaggtataagaaaaaataaggaataacgaacaaggaataaggaatagcacagcaaccaaaacacaataggctacaatattcaaccaatcacagcggGTGAATACCTGCTACTAGTTACGTGCTGTTGTTAGTTTTACGACACTTCACTGAAAAAATACCCTGCGTTTGGAtggctataagaaataagaaataaattcccACCGCGACGGACTTTAttcttattccttatttttaaattatgaatttattaacgGTGATGCCATCGCTGGATTCCGCTATTCCTTATTTCTTGTTCCTTATTGCTTATTCCttatctctttatttttttcattgtgtaatgggcttaAGAGACGCTTTCACTTCATAATATGCGTAACTTTATGAGAACCTTTATCCGACCTTGAACTGAGTTAAAAACAAAACCAGAAAGAGGAGAAAAGCACTCCCctttctattatttaaaaaaaaatacagacgaattgataacctcctcctttatgaagtcggttgaaaacgtcAGAATTTAACCCAGTACTTCTCACAGTTAGTTTGGAACAACACAACGTACAAAATACTACACGTGATAAATTACCAACAATTTCAAATAATGaacgtaactttttttatgttttctgtTGAATATTCTAGTATACTATTGGCTTGATTATTACAAATTCGttctttaaacatatatttataaatattattccaccacgctgttccaatgcggtttggtaaaatgcgcatgtggcagaatttcgataaaattagacgcatgcaggtttcctcacgatgtttttcttcaccgccgagcatgagatgaattataaacacaattaagcacatactcgtatatatagcggtgcttgcctgggcttgaacccgcaatcatcggttaagatgcacgcgttctcaccactgggcaaACTCGGCTCTtgggttatatatatttttttttttattatattaagctgCCGACGCTCAAAACACTAAAAATACAAGTACGAACATTTAgagttattcaatttatttacatccagcaaataaaaaaatagagtaGAGTTAACAAGTTGGCAGTGTGCGGTCCCGAACGTCAGGTACCTTAGAGGCGATGCTGCTATCACTCACCGTTATCAGCTCTCTGTACTATCACTGTAGGTATCGTGAGTATTCCATGCATAGCACAAAAAgatgaaaattttcataaaaatatatcggcTTTACCATAATTACATTAGATACATTTAACGGCGTATTTGTAATATCCATGGATGGCTTAAAAACGTCAGAGATTATAAGTTCCGACTGTAgatgagacaaaaaaaataacagtttattttttaaccacctttttttataaatttagactAATTAAAGGCCTTCGAAGAGCGTTGCGTATGCGttgtaattaatgataattcgagtattatataacatatcgagtattgtatattttctttaaaagagTATTAACTTAGcgtgtcaaaaatatttgacagaAAGTGAGGCATATTTCTCAACATAAGATTATATTGTTGATGAAAAAGCGTAaacttagtataaataaatgaatatatttgaaagtaacAATGTAATTAGTGATTTAAATACTgtctaattgaaattaaaatgagaAAGAGTAGAATTAATTTTTCGGcccttatttaaaaatgtattcgcCACGGACTATAACATTgcattttattacatgtttatCAATATAATCGAAAATCAATTACCAACACATTAGTTACGTTACgaatgtgtgtatatataatgctgtaattacttttataattatttaataatttgtttagacTCACATCAACCCAATTCATAAGAAAAAAGTTGTTACGTTGAGAAAAAATCTCGAATAAACATGTACACCgtaagttttattacaatattgttgaccaaaataattaaacgtatTCTAAGATAACTTAGTACAATATCTAAGATGACTTTAGAATAGATGATAAAACCGCGGGCGAAACCAACAATATAATAGTGATGCGGCGTAATTTCCAAAAGATCAATAAATCCAATTTTATGAGTGATTTGAACAATATCGACTGGACTGCTGTCTATAATGCCAGCTCAATTGACGAAaaaatgagtatttttaattctttgttaacttatttattagataaacatGCTCCGCTAAGACCTATAAAGCTTAAGCATTTACCAGCGCCTTGGCTAACTCAGGACATTAAAACACTTATGGCTAAACGTAATGTTGCGAAggccaaatataaaagaaatgcgACTACCAGTGGAACTGACTAcctggaaaaatataaacagctgCGAAATCGTTGCAATAAGCTCTGCCGTGACGCTCAGCGCAAGTTTATTGCAAATGCTATTGAGAATAGCGATACATCCAAGGTTTGgcggtttttaaaatcattgggAATTGGGCGTCAACAGGAAAACTTTTCTTGTAATTTCGATCTCGATAGTCTTAATAGACATTTCATTTCTTCTTCCTCTATAAATATACAAGACAAACTTAATACAATCAAATATCTCAATACACTGCCCACCCCTTATATACTTCCTTCCAATTCAGTTCTGTCACCATTGGCGAATTAAAGAAGCACATCTTAAAGCATCAAATCAGACTCAATTGGTTGTGAAGCCGAAGTTTGATTATCCTTACTCTTAATAGCATTTTACCTgctttatgtcatatatttaactatttcttatCAACTGGTACTTTCCCATCCCTATGGCGTAAAGCCCATAAAGTAATTT includes:
- the LOC124537601 gene encoding uncharacterized protein LOC124537601 — encoded protein: MRRNFQKINKSNFMSDLNNIDWTAVYNASSIDEKMSIFNSLLTYLLDKHAPLRPIKLKHLPAPWLTQDIKTLMAKRNVAKAKYKRNATTSGTDYLEKYKQLRNRCNKLCRDAQRKFIANAIENSDTSKVYSILVFCVILTVAICENLTSTYQLDEMENRFGSSKFGHVLG